AGTTATGTCCTGGATAGAGCACGGTTTCGTTCGGCAGCGCCGCCAACTTCTGGAGGCTGTGGTACATATCCTCGGGGCTGCTGCCCGGCAGATCGATGCGGCCACACGAGTTGATGAACAAGGTGTCGCCGGCCACGAGGCGATCGGCGACGAGAAAGCACTGCGATCCTGGCGTATGCCCGGGCGTGTGGATGAAGGTCACATCGATATTGCCCACGGTGGTGGTATCGCCACTGTCCACTTTGACGATGTCGGAGTCGGACAAGCCAACCAGGCGCGAGAGAAACGGCGCTTCCGACTTATTGATGTAGACTTTCACTTTGAGGCGTTCGAGCAGTTCCACCACGCCCTGGATATGCTGACCGGAGAAGTCGCCGCCAAGGTGATCTTGGTGATAGTGCGTGACTAGGGCTTTGGTGATGGTGAACCCGTCTCGCTCGACCAAGTCGAGCAGCCCGGGAATGTTCCAGGCTGCGTCCACGACCAGGGCTTCCCGGGTGTCCGTGTCGCCGACCAAGTAGGTGAAGTTTTGCATCGGGCCGATTTCGATTTGTTTGAAGTACAATGGACTGTCGGCCATGAGGTTACTTCCCCTTTCTTTCGGTAGCTTTTTTGGCGGGGCTCGCTGCGCTGCGCGCCTCGCGGTCATGGCTGCGTAGCCCACGCTCCCATAAATACTCGGGCTCGCCCAGGTTTTTGCTCACCCAACGGGAGAGGACAAACAGGAGATCGCTGAGGCGGTTCACATACTTGAGCGGCAAAGGGCTGAGTGCCTCTTCGCGAGACAGACGGAGGATTTCCCGTTCCGCGCGGCGACAGACAGTGCGCGCCTGATGGAGGAACCCGCCGACTTTCCCACCGCCGGGCAAGATGAACGAATTAAGCGGAGGCAGGTCCTTTTGCAGTTCGTCAATGAGCTTTTCTAAAGCAGTCACTTCCTCTTCGCTAACGCGGAACATGCCCTCGTAGGAAAAGTCCGGCGGAGTGGCCAGCTCGCTCCCGAGATCGAACAGTTCGTTTTGGAGGCGGCGGAATATGTCGTCGAGACGCTGCGCGGCAGGGAGCCGGTCTTTAACGTCGTCGTTGAACACCCGAGCTAGGCCGAGAATGGAGTTGAGTTCGTCAATCGTGCCGTAGGATTCGATGCGCGTGGCGTCTTTGGGGACTTTCTTCCCGCCGACAAGCTTGGTGAAACCCTTGTCGCCCGTCCGAGTGTAGACTTTGGTGATGCGGATAGCCATGAAAGTAAGATATCAGGCAGCGATCATGTCACCCTGAACGAAGTGAAGGGTCTTGCAGTGAGATTCTTCGCTACGCTCAGAATGACAATACTGGGAAGTTACGTCGTAAAGTGTACGAATCGATCTTCTGTGGTTCGAGTTAGCTTTGCAGTCGCTTCGCCAGGGCTTCGCTCTCTTGCCAGATTTCTTTGGGCATGTGGTCGCCGTATTGCTTGAGGAATTCCTGCTGGTTGGCGACGGCTTCCTTCCATCCGTCACGGTCAACGGCAAACAACTCGTCCAATACCCCAGGTTTGAGGTCCAAGCCCGTGACATCGACACCCGTGGGATCGGGGATATAGCCGATGGGGGTTTCTTGCGCGCCAACTTCCCCATGGACGCGGCCCAGCACCCAGCGCAGCACGCGCAGGTTTTCGCCAAACCCCGGCCATAAGTAGTGGCCTTCCGAGTTCATGCGGAACCAATTCACTCGGAAAATCGACGGGGGATTGCTCACGCGTTTTCCCATACGGAGCCAATGCCCGAAGTAGTCGCCCATGTTGTAGCCGCAGAAGGGCAGCATCGCCATCGGGTCGCGCCGGACCACGCCGACCTTGCCGGTCGCCGCTGCTGTGGTTTCCGACGTCATAGTGGCACCCAGGAACACGCCGTGCTGCCAGTTGAGCGACTGATACACCAGGGGAATGAGGTTCGCCCGCCGACCACCGAACAGCATAGCGGAAATCGGCACGCCGTTGGGATTCTCCCACTCTGGCGACATCGCCGGACACTGCGAGGCTGGCGTGGTGAAACGCGCATTGGGGTGGGCGGCTTTGGTGACACTCCGCGGCGTCCACGGGTTGCCTTGCCAGTCGATGGCTTCTTGCGGGGCCTGTCCGTCCATGCCTTCCCAGTACGGGGTGTTGTGCGGCGTCAGGGCAACATTCGTGAAGATCGTGTTCTTCCGAATAGTTTGCATGACGTTGGGATTGGTCCGCGAATTGGTCCCCGGGGCAACGCCAAAGAACCCGGCCTCCGGGTTAATCGCCCATAGGCGACCGTCCGAGCCAATGTTCATCCATGCAATGTCTTCCCCAACGGTCCAGATTTTGTAGCCTTTCTGGCTTGGCGGGGGAACGAGCATGGCCATATTGGTCTTCCCACAGGCACTGGGGAAGGCGGCTGCGATGTAGGTGGTCCGACCGTTGGGCTCTTCAATGCCCAAGATCAACATATGCTCGGCCAACCAGCCCTCTTGTCTCGCCATATGGCTGCCGAGACGCAGCGCGAAACATTTCTTCCCAAGCAGCGCGTTGCCGCCGTAGCCGGAGCCGATCGACCAGATGAGACGTTCCTCTGGAAAGTGCAAGATAAAGCGACGGTTCGGGTCCACGTCGCTCAACGAGTGCAGCCCTTTGACATAGTTATCCGATGCACCGAGGCGCTCGAGTGCGGCTTTGCCCATGCGCGTCATAATCCGCATGTTCACGACCACGTAGGGGCTATCTGTGAGTTCGACACCGATTTGGCTGTAGGGGGAACTCGTGGGACCCATGATGTACGGCACGACGTACATGGTCCGGCCTTTCATGCTGCCGGAAAACAGTGCGCCGACTTTCTCTTTGGCTTCGGACGGTGACATCCAGTTATTGTTGGGTCCGGCATCGTCTTTTTTACTCGTGCACACGTATGTGAGGTGTTCGGTGCGTGCCACATCGTTGGGATTACTCCGATGGAGGTAGCAGCCTGGATATTCTTTCTGGTTCAGCTCCTGCAGGGTGCCAGTGGCCAGCATCTCCTGGATGAGGTGCCGATATTCGGCTTCAGAGCCGTCGCACCAGACAATTTTCTCAGGCTTGGTGAGCTGAGCACTTTCCTGAACCCATTGCTCAAGGGGAGTTGGCATACGTAGGTCCTCTCTGAGGTGTAGAGTGTCTTGATCTAAGCAAATATCGCGTTCGGTCGTGAGGGGAGCGGCGAAGTTGGGCTGTTCTACCTTCTCGCTCCCGGTGAGTCAAGGCTACTTATTCGCGTTTGCGCGCTAAGAGGAAGAGAAAAAGGGGAGTCGGCATGGCGGAGTCGGCAACCCGGATGTCCGCTTTCCTCCCTTGGTTAAGAGGTATTACCCCGGCTCCTGGTTCGCGGATAATGCCTCCGGGTCCGCTAACTCGGGCCGGCAGCGTTGGAGAATGATGTTCTTCAACTTATCGGGATCGACCGGCTTCTTGAAAAGGACCGCTTCTAGTCCCTCCAGGCGGCTCCGCTTAATGACGTGATCCTTATCGTAAAAATACGCCGTCATGAGCACGACCGGCGTCTGGCGATAGCGTTCTCGCACTTCCATGTAGAGGTCGTAGCCGTCGAGGTCCGGCATGACGACATCGCTCAGGACGATATCGACGGTGCGGCGGGCAAGTACATCCAGGGCAGCCAATCCATTCACGGCGATTTCTACCTCGCAGCCCTCTTCACACAGCAAATCGCGGAGGGAGTAGCAGACTCCCAGGTCGTCATCCACCACAAGAATGGCGAGCCCGGCCAACGCTCGGGAGACCGGTTTGGCTTCGGGTTTTTGCCAGGGCTGGGGTTCGGTTTGTCCGAAATCGGCCATGCGCGAACCATGGAGGTACTCGGTGGTGCCATACTGACTCCCGTGCGCCATGTCATCGATACGGGTGATGATCTTGCGAATCTTTGCCAGCTCGCGTTGAATCGATTCGATCCGTTCTTCTTCGACCACGTAGGCTTCGTCGGGGCAAATATGGGAGAGATGTTTGTCGAGCAAATCGAGGTTATTAAAAATGACTTCCAGCGGGTTATTGATCGTATGAGCGAGCCCGACCGCTAGCTCCGCGAGGGTCGCCAGTCGGTCGCGCTTGCGGATCTCGCGCAAGTCTTTGAGAAACCCGATCGAGCCGATTTCTTGCTCGGTTTCGTCGTAAATCAGCGAACCCGAGATAGCGACAGGAATCTGTTCCCCAGCTTTGTTGACGAGGACGGTTTCGAAATTCTTAATCTTGCCTTGTTCCCCGGCCTCGCCTTTGCGCATTGCCGTCATGACGCGGCGCGCCTCGTCGGGAGTGGGATACACAGCGGTGACGTGTTTCCCTTTCATCTCCGCCGGGGCATAGCCCAGCGTTTGGCTGGCACCGTCATTGTAGAAGGTGATTTGTCCCTTACGGTCCACCGCGACTACGATATCGAGAGAGCTTTCGAGCAGCCGCTCGAAATAGACAGGTGGGAGCTGGTCCATAGCTACTACTTCTCGCGGTGGGAGGCGTGGTGATGATCGGCAAGAAAGCGTTCGAGCCCGATGTCCGTCAGCGGGTGCTTCATGATCTGCTGAATCACCGAGAACGGGCAGGTTGCGACATGCGCGCCGAGTTCCGCCGACTGCACGAAATGTAAAGGATGGCGCACGCTGGCAACCAGCACTTGCGTAGGGAAATCGTAGTTTTGGTAAATACGCACGATTTGCTCGATCAAATGCATGCCGTCCTCCGAGATATCGTCGAGACGCCCGACAAACGGACTCGCGAAGGTTGCCCCGGCTTTGGCGGCGAGCAACGCTTGCGCTGGGGAGAAGACGAGCGTGACGTTGACGGGAATGCCCTGACTGCTGAGGATCTTGGTGGCTTTCAGGCCCTCGGGAATCATCGGCACTTTGACGACGACATTGGGATGAATGGCGGCTAAACGCTCGCCCTCTTCGACCATGCCGGGGGCATCGACGCTGACGACCTCGGCGCTGATCGGTCCGTCGACGATGTCGCAAATTTCCTGGATCACCGAGGCGAGGGTGCGCCCCGTTTTCGCGACCAGGGAGGGGTTCGTGGTCACGCCGTCGATGACCCCCCACGCGTTGGCTTCGCGGATCTCGTCGATATTAGCCGTATCGATAAAGATTTTCATGCCGTTTCCTTCTGTCCGATATGTGCGATGACCTTCAAGCTCATCCGTATTCAAGCGTTGGGAGGCAAGAGCGAAACTTTCTTGTCGTCCTTCACCGCTGCCAATAAGTCCACGATGGTCACGCCAAAACGAGGATGCGTCAAGTGCGGGGCAAGTTCAGCGAGGGGGAGCAGCACGAAGCGGCGGTTGTGCAGTTCCGAATGCGGGACGGTTAACGTGGGCGAGTCCACCGTCTGATTGTCGAACAGCAACAGGTCGAGGTCGATCGTGCGTGCCGCCCACTTTTTGGTGGTAGGGCTGCGTTTTCTGCCCATATCCGATTCGATCATTTGCAAGTGCCGGAGCAGAAGGACGGGGGTGAACTCGGTTTCGATCTCGATGACGCCGTTGACATACCATTGTTTCGCGTCGCCGTGCGGCTCGGTTTCGTACAGCGACGACATTTTCACGATGCGAGTCTTTGGCAACGCCGCTATCCGTTCTAGAGATCGGCGATAGTAGCCCCGCCGATCCCCCACATTCGAGCCTATGCCGATGAAAACTCGCTGAAACATCGTCGCACTCGCCATAATACCTTGCGAGAGTTGTAAACCAGCGCAAGCCAGCGGCCTCACTGTAGCCATTTCCTCTGGCCCCGACAACATAGCCTTACGCCGGATCGCTAGAAAAGGAAACCCACTGCCGGCATTCCTTTTATTCCGCCAGGGCAAACGCCTCGGTGGCTTTTTCCATAATCGCTTGGCCGATAGCGAGCGAGGCCGTCGCGCCTGGAGATGGGGCGTTGAGCACGTGAAGCGCAGGGCCGACTACGGCAAGCATGAAATCGTCAACTAAGGCTCCGTTGGCGGCAATGGCTTGCGCGCGTACCCCGCTACCGCCGGGTTGTAAATCGCTTGCTTTCAGGTCGGGCAGCAGGCGTTGTAGCGCTTTGAGAAAGGCGGCTTTGCTGTACGAGCGATACATTTCGCCGATGCCGGTCTGCCAATACTTTTGCGCCATGCGCCAGAACCCGGGAAAGGTCAATGTCTCTTTCAGGTCGGCAAGAACGAAGTCCGTTTTCCGATACCCTTCCCTCGCGAAGGCGAGCACGGCGTTGGGGCCGGCTTCGACGAGACCGTCGATGGTTCTGGTGAAATGCACGCCGAGAAACGGCAGCGCGGGGTCCGGGACCGGATAGATCAAGTTCTTGACGAGACTACGCCGATGGGGGGCGATGGTGTAATACTCGCCGCGAAACGGCACGATCTGGAGATCGATCTGCGCGCCGGCCATGCGGGCAATGCGGTCACACAATAATCCGCCGCAGTTGATCAGGAATCGCGTGCGGATCTCTCCCGCCGCAGTGTCGAGCAGTAGTGCGCGACCTACGAACCGGATCTGGTGCACGCCGTAGCGGGTTTTGATCTCCCCGCCTTGGGCTTGCACGAGCTGCGCATACGTCTGGGCGACGCGAGGAAAATCGATGATACCCGTAGTCGGAACATGCAGCGCCTTGATGCCGGTGGCGTACGGTTCGAGTTCTCGTAACCGTTCAGGACCGATCATCTCGATCCCTTCGACGCCGTTAGCGACGCCACGGCGGAACAGCTCCTCTAATCGGGGCAGTTCTTCCAGTGAAGTGGCGACCACGACCTTGCCGCAGCGTTCGTAGGGGATGCCATGCGCATCGCAGAACGCCACCAACGCTTTCGCGCCGGCAACGCAGGTTTGCGCCTTGAGCGACCCGGGTTTGTAATAGATGCCGGAGTGAATGACGCCGCTGTTATGTCCAGTCTGGTGGGCGGCAAGACGGTCTTCTTTTTCCAGGACCGCCACTTTCAGCCGTGGATGGCGCTGGGTGACCGCCAAAGCCGTGGACAGTCCGACAATGCCGCCGCCGATGATAACAAGATCGAATTGTTCTGCCATGTGCGATCACGGGAAGAGCCCGGGAAAATGCAGGCCCGTCGTTTCTGGCAGCCCGCACATGAGGTTGAGATTCTGCACGGCTTGGCCGGCGGCACCACGCCCAAGGTTATCGATGGCAGCAATGGCAATTGCAGTGGACGTACGCGTGTCGATTTTTACTGCCACATCACAGTAGTTCGAGCCCAATGTGGCTTTGGTACGGGGAAGCGCGTCAGCGAGCACGCGAATGAACGGCTCGCCGTGATAGGTCTCCTGATAGAGCGCGACGGCGTCGGCTTCGCTGAGCGGCGACTTGAGCGGTGCGTACACAGTGGCAAGAATGCCGCGCGTCATAGGAATGAGATGCGGCGTGAAACTCAACCGGACAGGAGATTTAGCGATGAAAGAGCATTCTTGCTCGATCTCCGCGACATGATTGTGGCCGGTGACGCTGTAGGCGCGCACATCTTCGTTAGTTTCGGCAAACCCGAAGCCGCCACCGCCGCCGCGCCCAGTGCCGGACACACCTGACTTGGCATCGATGACAATGCCGGTCGTTTGCACCACCCCGGCTCGAAGCAAGGGAAGCAACGCGAGCAGCGATGCCACTGGATAACAACCGGGGTTTGCTACTAGCCGGGCTTTCTTGAGCGCTTCGCGGTAGACTTCCGGCAACCCATACACCGCTTCGGCGAGATACTCCGGCGCGGTATGCGTCACTTTATACCAGGTGGGATAGAGGGCCGCGTCGCGCAGACGGAAGTCCGCAGCGATGTCGATTACCTTGCTTCCCTGGCGCAGCAAGGTGGGGACGAGATCCATGGCTTTCCCGCTCGGTAGCGAAATCAACGTGACCTCGGAATCGCGACCGATACGCTCCGGGTCCACAGCGATCATGGTCTGATCGACGAAGCTGCGCAGGTTGGGATAGAGCCCCGACATGACCTGCCCTTGCTGCGATTCCGCCGTGACATGCACGATCTCGACCTGCGGATGCATGGTGAGCAGCCGCACGGCTTCCGCTCCGCCATAGCCCGAGGCTCCAATGATGCTGACTTTGATCTTATCCACCAACACTCTCCTTAAAATTCCCCTAGCAATGCCACCTTGCGTCACCCTTTTGATTCAAACCGGCTACTTGTGGCAGCCCGTCATTCCGGGCGAGCATCGCGAGACCCGGAATCCAGGAGCAAAGATCTGGATTCCCGCCTGCGCGGGCATGACAATCGTTTTGTTAGACGCTCTTAATGCAATGCGGCGATGCACGATTACAAATTTTTGAGAGCCTCGGTCACTTGCTGCAGGGCCTTGGCGACATTTTCGTGGCTGTTGAATGCGCTAAAACGCACATACCCTTCTCCGCATTTGCCAAACCCCGCGCCTGGGGTGCACACGACTCCGGCGCGTTGCAGGAGCACATCGAAAAACTGCCACGAATCGGTATTGGTCTTCACCCACACATAGGGTGCGTGCTCGCCGCCGACGCACGAAAACCCGATCTTGCCGATAGTGTCGCGGATGAGCGCAGCATTCTTAAGGTAGTAGTCGCTCAGCTCGCGCACCTGCTGCTTGCCTTCGGGCGAGTAGGCGGCTTCAGCCGCGCGCTGGACGGGATAGGAGACGCCGTTGAACTTGGTGGAGTGGCGACGATCCCAGAACGAGTGCAGGGGGTGGGCGTTACCTTGCGCGTCGTAAATCTTGCAGCGCTTGGGGACGACGGTATACGCGCAGCGCGTGCCGGTGAAGCCGGCGGTCTTCGAGAAGCTACGAAACTCCACCGCTACCTCCTGGGCACCGTTGATTTCATAGATGCTTTGCGGCAGGGCCTCGTCGCGGATGAATTCGACATAGGCGGCATCGTACAAAATGAGCGCTTTATGCTCGCGGGCATACTCCACCCAGGGGCGAAGCTGGGCTTTGGTGATCGTGCGCCCGGTCGGATTATTCGGGAAGCACAGGTAGATCAGATCGACTTTTTCCTTCGGTAAATCCGGCACGTAATTGTTAGCGGCGGTGGATTCGAGGTACACGAGACCCTCGTAGCGACCGTCTTTCCAGGCGGCAGTGCGTCCGGCCATGACGTTGGTGTCCACGTAGACCGGGTATACCGGATCAGGCACAGCAATGCGAACATCAAGCGCGAATAGCTCCTGAAAATTGCCAGTATCGCATTTGGCGCCGTCGCTGATAAAGATTTCGTCCGGCGAGATCTCCGCACCACGCGCGCGGTAGTCATGTTCAGCCACTTTCTCGCGCAGGAAGGCATAACCCTGTTCAGGGCCGTAGCCGCGAAAGGTGGCGTCATTGGCCATTTCATCGACCGCTTGGTGAAACGCGGCGATACACGCGTTTGGCAACGCACGGGTGACATCACCGATGCCCAGCCTGATGATTTTCTGGTCAGGGTGCTCTGCTTGATAGATATTCACGCGCTTGGCGATTTCGGAAAACAGATACGAGGCTTGCAGTTTCAGGTAGTTCTCATTCAGACGGATCATCGGTTCCTTACCTCCTCCTTTTCTGTTGCAGAAAACGGCGAGAAAGGAAAGGACAGGGTTGAAGTGAGGGAACGCTTACGCCAGCTGCATCTTCGCTTTACGAGCATCCGATCCGAATCAAGCACGGCTGATAAGCCAGCAGTGGCACCCGGCGCTCGGAACAGGCTCCGGGTTGCCACTGGTTTCTTGACACTGCTCTCGTCTGGGACTACTCCTCCTCATCATGAAAACAGTTTCCATCGTGGTGGACGAGCAGTTGCTGGAACAGATCGATATGGTCGCCCATTCCCGCCGTCGCAAGCGCTCGGACCTCTTCTGTGAAGCGGCGCGACATTGGCTCAAACAACAACAGTTGAAAGCCCGCATCCGTCAGGATCGTCGAGGGTACCAGAAGCATCCGGTCGAACCGGACGAGTTCGGATCGCTCCTGCGCGCGCAACAATGGGAAGGATCGTGAAGCGAGGCGAGATCTGGAATTTCCGTTTCGACCGGCCAGATAAACAACGGCCTGTCCTTATCCTGACCCGGCAAACGATGATTGGCACGCTGCACACGGTTACGGTTGCCCCACTGACCAGCACGATCCGTGGAGTGCCAAGCGAAGTTGTCGTGGGAACGGAAGTTGGTCTGAAACACCCGTCAGCGATCAATCTTCACCATATCGTTACCGTGCCAAAATCCGAATTGAAACGTTTCATCGGAACCGTGCCAGCCGACGTGCTCGAACAAGTCAAAGAAGCCATGCTCTTTGCCCTGGGCTTTGACGATTGACCTTTTCTTTACTAGGCGGCCACAAGGGTCGCCCCTACGACGACACGTGCCGATCTTGAGAAGTCCGTTTCAGGACTCGTCTTCCTCTTGATCGCTGTAGCGCTCTTCTTGCCAGGGGTTGCCGCGGTTGTGATAGCCGCGCACTTCCCAAAATCCACGTCGGTTCTCGGCGGTGAATTCGACACCGCGCACCCATTTGGCGCTTTTCCAGGCGTAGAGCTTGGGCACGATGAGACGCAGTGGCCAGCCGTGGTCGGGTTCGAGGTCCTGACCGTCATGGCGATGAGCAAACACGACATCGTCATCGAGAAATTCGGCGAGCGTGAGGTTGGTGGTGTAGCCGCCTTCGCAGTGCAGGGTGACAGCGCGGGCATTGGGCTTGAGACGGACGAGAGCCGCCACGGTTTTTGCCATGACGCCTTCCCACTGGTTATCGAGACGGGACCAAG
Above is a window of Deltaproteobacteria bacterium DNA encoding:
- a CDS encoding MBL fold metallo-hydrolase, which gives rise to MADSPLYFKQIEIGPMQNFTYLVGDTDTREALVVDAAWNIPGLLDLVERDGFTITKALVTHYHQDHLGGDFSGQHIQGVVELLERLKVKVYINKSEAPFLSRLVGLSDSDIVKVDSGDTTTVGNIDVTFIHTPGHTPGSQCFLVADRLVAGDTLFINSCGRIDLPGSSPEDMYHSLQKLAALPNETVLYPGHNYAEKPFATLEEQKRHNMFLRFKNLNDFLELMSPR
- a CDS encoding response regulator; translated protein: MDQLPPVYFERLLESSLDIVVAVDRKGQITFYNDGASQTLGYAPAEMKGKHVTAVYPTPDEARRVMTAMRKGEAGEQGKIKNFETVLVNKAGEQIPVAISGSLIYDETEQEIGSIGFLKDLREIRKRDRLATLAELAVGLAHTINNPLEVIFNNLDLLDKHLSHICPDEAYVVEEERIESIQRELAKIRKIITRIDDMAHGSQYGTTEYLHGSRMADFGQTEPQPWQKPEAKPVSRALAGLAILVVDDDLGVCYSLRDLLCEEGCEVEIAVNGLAALDVLARRTVDIVLSDVVMPDLDGYDLYMEVRERYRQTPVVLMTAYFYDKDHVIKRSRLEGLEAVLFKKPVDPDKLKNIILQRCRPELADPEALSANQEPG
- a CDS encoding cob(I)yrinic acid a,c-diamide adenosyltransferase, which translates into the protein MAIRITKVYTRTGDKGFTKLVGGKKVPKDATRIESYGTIDELNSILGLARVFNDDVKDRLPAAQRLDDIFRRLQNELFDLGSELATPPDFSYEGMFRVSEEEVTALEKLIDELQKDLPPLNSFILPGGGKVGGFLHQARTVCRRAEREILRLSREEALSPLPLKYVNRLSDLLFVLSRWVSKNLGEPEYLWERGLRSHDREARSAASPAKKATERKGK
- the fsa gene encoding fructose-6-phosphate aldolase is translated as MKIFIDTANIDEIREANAWGVIDGVTTNPSLVAKTGRTLASVIQEICDIVDGPISAEVVSVDAPGMVEEGERLAAIHPNVVVKVPMIPEGLKATKILSSQGIPVNVTLVFSPAQALLAAKAGATFASPFVGRLDDISEDGMHLIEQIVRIYQNYDFPTQVLVASVRHPLHFVQSAELGAHVATCPFSVIQQIMKHPLTDIGLERFLADHHHASHREK
- the folK gene encoding 2-amino-4-hydroxy-6-hydroxymethyldihydropteridine diphosphokinase, which codes for MFQRVFIGIGSNVGDRRGYYRRSLERIAALPKTRIVKMSSLYETEPHGDAKQWYVNGVIEIETEFTPVLLLRHLQMIESDMGRKRSPTTKKWAARTIDLDLLLFDNQTVDSPTLTVPHSELHNRRFVLLPLAELAPHLTHPRFGVTIVDLLAAVKDDKKVSLLPPNA
- a CDS encoding sulfite oxidase-like oxidoreductase codes for the protein MAENRAANVTGRVPPGQYLVEKWPVLSYGPTPRVKLETWDFRLFGLVEEPVRLNYQQFRALPQNTFTADFHCVTTWSRLDNQWEGVMAKTVAALVRLKPNARAVTLHCEGGYTTNLTLAEFLDDDVVFAHRHDGQDLEPDHGWPLRLIVPKLYAWKSAKWVRGVEFTAENRRGFWEVRGYHNRGNPWQEERYSDQEEDES
- a CDS encoding phosphoenolpyruvate carboxykinase (GTP) encodes the protein MPTPLEQWVQESAQLTKPEKIVWCDGSEAEYRHLIQEMLATGTLQELNQKEYPGCYLHRSNPNDVARTEHLTYVCTSKKDDAGPNNNWMSPSEAKEKVGALFSGSMKGRTMYVVPYIMGPTSSPYSQIGVELTDSPYVVVNMRIMTRMGKAALERLGASDNYVKGLHSLSDVDPNRRFILHFPEERLIWSIGSGYGGNALLGKKCFALRLGSHMARQEGWLAEHMLILGIEEPNGRTTYIAAAFPSACGKTNMAMLVPPPSQKGYKIWTVGEDIAWMNIGSDGRLWAINPEAGFFGVAPGTNSRTNPNVMQTIRKNTIFTNVALTPHNTPYWEGMDGQAPQEAIDWQGNPWTPRSVTKAAHPNARFTTPASQCPAMSPEWENPNGVPISAMLFGGRRANLIPLVYQSLNWQHGVFLGATMTSETTAAATGKVGVVRRDPMAMLPFCGYNMGDYFGHWLRMGKRVSNPPSIFRVNWFRMNSEGHYLWPGFGENLRVLRWVLGRVHGEVGAQETPIGYIPDPTGVDVTGLDLKPGVLDELFAVDRDGWKEAVANQQEFLKQYGDHMPKEIWQESEALAKRLQS
- a CDS encoding N-acetyl-gamma-glutamyl-phosphate reductase, translating into MDKIKVSIIGASGYGGAEAVRLLTMHPQVEIVHVTAESQQGQVMSGLYPNLRSFVDQTMIAVDPERIGRDSEVTLISLPSGKAMDLVPTLLRQGSKVIDIAADFRLRDAALYPTWYKVTHTAPEYLAEAVYGLPEVYREALKKARLVANPGCYPVASLLALLPLLRAGVVQTTGIVIDAKSGVSGTGRGGGGGFGFAETNEDVRAYSVTGHNHVAEIEQECSFIAKSPVRLSFTPHLIPMTRGILATVYAPLKSPLSEADAVALYQETYHGEPFIRVLADALPRTKATLGSNYCDVAVKIDTRTSTAIAIAAIDNLGRGAAGQAVQNLNLMCGLPETTGLHFPGLFP
- a CDS encoding type II toxin-antitoxin system PemK/MazF family toxin — protein: MGRIVKRGEIWNFRFDRPDKQRPVLILTRQTMIGTLHTVTVAPLTSTIRGVPSEVVVGTEVGLKHPSAINLHHIVTVPKSELKRFIGTVPADVLEQVKEAMLFALGFDD
- the lhgO gene encoding L-2-hydroxyglutarate oxidase — encoded protein: MAEQFDLVIIGGGIVGLSTALAVTQRHPRLKVAVLEKEDRLAAHQTGHNSGVIHSGIYYKPGSLKAQTCVAGAKALVAFCDAHGIPYERCGKVVVATSLEELPRLEELFRRGVANGVEGIEMIGPERLRELEPYATGIKALHVPTTGIIDFPRVAQTYAQLVQAQGGEIKTRYGVHQIRFVGRALLLDTAAGEIRTRFLINCGGLLCDRIARMAGAQIDLQIVPFRGEYYTIAPHRRSLVKNLIYPVPDPALPFLGVHFTRTIDGLVEAGPNAVLAFAREGYRKTDFVLADLKETLTFPGFWRMAQKYWQTGIGEMYRSYSKAAFLKALQRLLPDLKASDLQPGGSGVRAQAIAANGALVDDFMLAVVGPALHVLNAPSPGATASLAIGQAIMEKATEAFALAE
- a CDS encoding LL-diaminopimelate aminotransferase gives rise to the protein MIRLNENYLKLQASYLFSEIAKRVNIYQAEHPDQKIIRLGIGDVTRALPNACIAAFHQAVDEMANDATFRGYGPEQGYAFLREKVAEHDYRARGAEISPDEIFISDGAKCDTGNFQELFALDVRIAVPDPVYPVYVDTNVMAGRTAAWKDGRYEGLVYLESTAANNYVPDLPKEKVDLIYLCFPNNPTGRTITKAQLRPWVEYAREHKALILYDAAYVEFIRDEALPQSIYEINGAQEVAVEFRSFSKTAGFTGTRCAYTVVPKRCKIYDAQGNAHPLHSFWDRRHSTKFNGVSYPVQRAAEAAYSPEGKQQVRELSDYYLKNAALIRDTIGKIGFSCVGGEHAPYVWVKTNTDSWQFFDVLLQRAGVVCTPGAGFGKCGEGYVRFSAFNSHENVAKALQQVTEALKNL